One genomic segment of Amycolatopsis sp. Hca4 includes these proteins:
- a CDS encoding PaaI family thioesterase has protein sequence MSRVSQPWPPVPVEPAVPHPKAPAPGTELGVHFAECFGCGDEADAGLHLRSTVGEGQVVHSRFTVTAAHQGAPGLAHGGLLACAFDEALGSAVGNLMRRPAVTGKLETDFRRPVPVGSTLFIATRLDGIAGRKIYVSADGRLDAEDGPIAVSARALFVVVGFEHFSTHGDPQALEKLAAQHEKNQRERGERDWEINP, from the coding sequence ATGAGTCGTGTTTCTCAACCCTGGCCGCCGGTCCCGGTGGAGCCCGCGGTCCCGCACCCCAAGGCACCGGCGCCGGGCACCGAGCTCGGCGTGCACTTCGCGGAGTGCTTCGGGTGCGGCGACGAGGCCGACGCCGGGCTGCACCTGCGCTCGACCGTCGGCGAAGGCCAGGTCGTGCACTCGCGGTTCACCGTCACCGCGGCCCACCAGGGCGCACCCGGCCTGGCCCACGGCGGCCTGCTGGCCTGCGCGTTCGACGAGGCGCTCGGCTCGGCGGTCGGCAATCTGATGCGCCGCCCGGCGGTCACCGGCAAGCTCGAGACGGACTTCCGGCGGCCGGTCCCGGTCGGCTCGACGCTGTTCATCGCGACCCGGCTGGACGGCATCGCCGGCCGCAAGATCTACGTCAGTGCCGACGGCCGCCTCGACGCCGAGGACGGCCCGATCGCGGTCAGCGCGCGGGCGCTGTTCGTCGTCGTCGGCTTCGAGCACTTCAGCACCCACGGCGACCCGCAGGCGCTGGAGAAGCTGGCCGCGCAGCACGAGAAGAACCAGCGTGAGCGCGGCGAACGCGACTGGGAGATCAACCCCTGA
- a CDS encoding MFS transporter: MDERTVKRAVWASAMGNATEWYDYGVFTSGAIAASIGTLFFPGEGNAVLKSLALLAVGFIVRPFGGAFFGPLGDKLGRKRVLAITILLMSGCTFLVGVLPTYSGSYSMGIAAPIAILLLRIIQGFSTGGEYGGAATFIAEYSPTKRRGFFGSFLELGTLAGYVLGNLVVLSVTLSLSPEQVDAWGWRIPFFVALPLGLIGLYLRNKLEDTPEFRRMEAAGEAPKKAPLKEIFVRNWRMILNLIGIVLLLNVADYLLLTTMPTYFTDTLKINDNTSTLIIIAVEVIQMAIIIPLGALSDRIGRKPLLLTAAIGFLVLSWPCLKLMQSGSILWLFVGFLIVAILLVFMLAVIGSTFPAMFPTRVRYGSFAIGYNISTSLFGGTCGVIVTALIKSTGNEDWPAYYLMAAALIAILPIIKIPETSQVPMEQIDTEDNTGQPASVAAQR; this comes from the coding sequence GTGGACGAGAGAACCGTCAAGCGCGCCGTCTGGGCTTCGGCCATGGGCAACGCCACCGAGTGGTACGACTACGGCGTCTTCACCTCGGGCGCGATCGCCGCCAGCATCGGCACGTTGTTCTTCCCCGGCGAAGGCAACGCGGTCCTGAAGTCGCTGGCGCTGCTCGCGGTCGGGTTCATCGTGCGGCCGTTCGGCGGGGCGTTCTTCGGGCCGCTCGGCGACAAGCTCGGCCGCAAGCGGGTCCTCGCCATCACCATCCTGCTGATGTCGGGCTGCACGTTCCTGGTCGGCGTGCTGCCGACGTACTCCGGCAGCTACAGCATGGGCATCGCGGCCCCGATCGCGATCCTGCTGCTGCGGATCATCCAGGGCTTCTCCACCGGTGGCGAATACGGCGGAGCGGCGACGTTCATCGCCGAGTACTCCCCGACGAAGCGCCGCGGCTTCTTCGGCAGCTTCCTCGAACTCGGCACCCTGGCCGGTTACGTGCTCGGCAACCTCGTGGTGCTGTCGGTGACGCTGTCCCTGTCGCCGGAGCAGGTCGACGCCTGGGGCTGGCGGATCCCGTTCTTCGTCGCGCTGCCGCTCGGCCTGATCGGGCTCTACCTGCGGAACAAGCTCGAGGACACCCCCGAATTCCGCCGGATGGAGGCCGCGGGCGAGGCGCCGAAGAAGGCGCCGCTCAAAGAGATCTTCGTCCGCAACTGGCGGATGATCCTCAACCTGATCGGCATCGTGCTGCTGCTCAACGTGGCGGACTACCTGCTGCTCACGACCATGCCGACGTACTTCACGGACACGTTGAAGATCAACGACAACACCTCGACGTTGATCATCATCGCGGTCGAAGTCATCCAGATGGCGATCATCATCCCGCTCGGCGCGCTGTCCGACCGGATCGGCCGGAAACCGTTGCTGCTGACGGCGGCCATCGGGTTCCTGGTGCTGAGCTGGCCCTGCCTCAAGCTCATGCAGTCCGGCAGCATCCTGTGGCTGTTCGTCGGGTTCCTGATCGTGGCGATCCTGCTGGTGTTCATGCTCGCGGTGATCGGCTCGACGTTCCCGGCGATGTTCCCGACGCGCGTGCGCTACGGCTCGTTCGCGATCGGCTACAACATCTCGACGTCGCTGTTCGGCGGGACCTGCGGTGTCATCGTGACGGCGCTGATCAAGAGCACCGGCAACGAGGACTGGCCTGCCTACTACCTGATGGCGGCGGCGCTGATCGCGATCCTCCCGATCATCAAGATCCCGGAGACGTCGCAGGTGCCGATGGAACAGATCGACACCGAGGACAACACCGGCCAGCCGGCCTCCGTGGCCGCTCAGCGCTGA
- a CDS encoding SigE family RNA polymerase sigma factor, giving the protein MISRSRPSTGPGSPWDGEFARYFGERAHSLRSTAFLLCGDWHQAEDLTQAALLKLYLAWPRLSRHDALDAYARKVVLRTFLAEHRRSRWKRERLTDAPPELPAEPAANERDELVRQALAVLAPKQRAVLVLRYFEDLSVEETAKVLGCSTGTVKSQASRGLATLRKRLGPHYGALSFSAPTEGR; this is encoded by the coding sequence GTGATTTCCCGCTCCCGTCCGTCGACCGGGCCGGGCTCGCCGTGGGACGGCGAGTTCGCCCGGTACTTCGGCGAGCGCGCGCACAGCCTGCGGTCGACCGCCTTCCTGCTCTGCGGGGACTGGCACCAGGCCGAAGACCTCACGCAGGCCGCGCTGCTCAAGCTCTACCTCGCCTGGCCGAGGCTGTCGCGGCACGACGCGCTGGACGCCTACGCGCGCAAGGTCGTCCTGCGCACGTTCCTCGCGGAGCACCGGCGCAGCAGGTGGAAACGGGAGCGGCTCACCGACGCCCCGCCGGAGCTCCCGGCGGAGCCCGCGGCGAACGAGCGGGACGAACTGGTCCGGCAGGCGCTGGCCGTGCTGGCCCCCAAGCAGCGCGCCGTGCTGGTGCTGCGGTACTTCGAGGACCTGAGCGTCGAGGAGACGGCGAAGGTCCTCGGCTGCAGCACCGGCACGGTGAAGAGCCAGGCCTCCCGCGGCCTGGCCACGCTGCGCAAGCGGCTCGGCCCGCACTACGGTGCGCTGAGCTTCAGCGCACCCACGGAAGGGAGGTGA